A DNA window from Macadamia integrifolia cultivar HAES 741 chromosome 4, SCU_Mint_v3, whole genome shotgun sequence contains the following coding sequences:
- the LOC122077219 gene encoding uncharacterized protein LOC122077219 yields MGKLLCDTTAIAETFQASPPLLPWKDPTSTASFDNSKDSELLEKNSWDTVSGLEDQQMRYLQRLHAKGVLWKQPETDSSPERSIIFRLSHGGDVEADGNCLFTASQKAMGSAIDARELRRRTVSRFLEDLGSDGGLERDSIDAAIKHLYSPDLKAGWGIHVVQEVKLLAKKEDRVGLDVAINELVDLGMQREMAAESIYKERCIAVDDALSWAKYMSISGSPDDEFDIVTLQYTEEGLLTVDENREGRAAAFGDDIAIESLATEFKREVYVVQAHGSDGMVDGENCVFFLPHCPRGQICEPPFFLFMKGTGWCGAGADHYEPLVAHPSLCVSQEKAAVVL; encoded by the exons ATGGGGAAGCTTCTCTGCGATACGACGGCGATTGCCGAAACTTTCCAAGCTTCACCACCGCTCCTCCCTTGGAAAGATCCGACCTCTACAGCTTCTTTTGACAACTCGAAAGATTCTGAACTCTTGGAAAAAAACTCTTGGGACACCGTTAGCGGTTTAGAGGATCAGCAAATGCGCTATTTGCAAAGGCTTCATGCCAAGGGAGTTCTTTGGAAACAACCAGAGACAGATTCTTCCCCTGAAAGATCCATTATCTTTCGCCTATCGCATGGAGGAGATGTTGAAGCCGACGGAAACTGCCTTTTCACGGCATCTCAGAAGGCCATGGGATCCGCCATCGATGCTAGAGAGCTCAGGCGTAGGACTGTCTCGAGGTTTCTAGAAGATCTTGGATCTGACGGCGGTTTGGAAAGAGATTCCATCGATGCCGCCATTAAGCATCTTTATTCTCCCGATTTGAAAGCTGGTTGGGGGATTCATGTTGTTCAGGAGGTCAAATTGTTGGCCAAGAAGGAAGATCGTGTGGGTCTTGACGTGGCGATCAACGAGCTGGTCGATCTTGGGATGCAGAG GGAAATGGCTGCGGAGTCTATATATAAAGAGAGATGCATTGCTGTCGACGATGCCCTGAGTTGGGCCAAATACATGTCCATCTCTGGTAGTCCTGATGATGAATTTGATATCGTCACTTTGCAATATACTGAGGAGGGGTTGTTAACTGTAGATGAGAATAGAGAAGGACGTGCTGCTGCTTTTGGAGATGATATTGCGATAGAGAGTTTGGCAACTGAATTCAAGAGGGAGGTTTATGTG GTTCAAGCCCATGGATCAGATGGAATGGTTGATGGAGAAAATTGTGTTTTCTTCCTTCCACATTGTCCGAGGGGTCAAATCTGTGAgcctccattttttcttttcatgaaaGGGACAG GTTGGTGTGGTGCAGGAGCTGATCACTATGAGCCCCTGGTAGCCCATCCATCGCTATGTGTTTCCCAGGAGAAAGCTGCTGTTGTACTTTGA